Below is a window of Leishmania panamensis strain MHOM/PA/94/PSC-1 chromosome 30 sequence DNA.
ctctctctctttctccctctcccctcaccgaCATATAtttgcttgtgtgtgagAGCCTTCTCTGTTATCTCTTGTTCGCGTGTAAGCGCGGGCGCGGACATGAATAATAAAAAGAAAGATATGAACACCAATACGAGAGCGGAAAGCCAGCATGGCGGGTTACATTCTGGTGCCTTGGTGCTGTCCCATTAGCCGTGTGCATAGGAGCCACGGGAGGGGAGGTCGACcgctttttcccccttttccttggGTTTAAGCCCATAAGGGTGAGCAACTCGTCCCGCATTCAGCTGCCCATAGTCCACTCGGATGCACGCGAGCGGCAATGGCTGCCCTGGCAGTCGAGCATCGACAGAGGAGCAAGCCAAGAAAAAGCGAGTGGACGGCGAGCGGATCTGAGCGACGGGGAATATGATGCAGAGGTGGCGATCAAACTGAAGgtaaaaagagaggagcctCCTTCAGCCAAATAACACAAAGTGAAATAGAGGAGCGAAAGAGGCTCACACGACCACTTACACCAACACGCACAAAACTGTATGTTTTTAAAAGAGGAAACGCACACACTTCACGTGGCGCGAgctggtgggtgggggaagggaggggagaggtgatTGAGGAGAAGAGCCCGACTATCTCCTCTCTTATTTGCTTTCTGTTTCTTCTACGCTTCTGTGCTGTcacagcccccctccctccctccctccctccctctggtCCAGAAACAAAATCGTCGATAACAATGCAGTATGAGCTCGCCGCATTGGCTGGTGTTTCACTGGCGGCGCGTTGTACACCAGCCAATGCGGACACGGCAGGGCAGCAGGATCACaaagcgcgcgcgtgcatcgGCTCTGTGTCAGTGATCggcggagggggtggagggcacacactcaccttcctcccttcaccACGATCACTATGTGAACGGTGTGCTGTACATGGGGCACATAAATGGGGGAGGAACTCAGGCGCAGAAATCTTGTGGACCACATCCTTTGCTTCTGCTCCGTGGAAAACCTTTGCATGGCggcaacagagaaagaaaagcttCACGTGGCTTTCTGCAagcgtctctgtgtgcatattctctctctatatacATATATAGTTTCCCCTTTTAACTctcccgcttctctctcgccattCGATCATTTTTGCTGGTGCTTCTACGAATGGCACGCCAATCCAGTTGTGTGCCTGCCATGCAAGTGCGCCAGGCCAGCACAACAGACACCACATCCCCATCCACACTCATCCTACGCGCAAGGTATGCAGGCACCCGTACCCTTACGACGAAGCAATGCCACTGCCTTCGATTTTCACGTTCGAGGAGAACAGGGGCCCGGCTGGCAAGGAGCCTGTCGCAGCTCGTAGCGGCATCTTCCACCTACCACACGGTCCTTTGCGCACGCCGATATTCATGCCTGTGGCGACGCAAGGCGCACTAAAGGGTGTCACAGTGGAACAACTTGAGGAGCTCGACGTTGAAATTATATTGGGTAACACTTATCATCTGGGATTGCGTCctggggaggaggtgctgcgtgccCTCACCTCGCGCAAGAACGCGCGGGAGGCTGCCACCAGCACGTACACCTCCGCAGATGGCATCCGGGACAACATGGATGGCATCCACTTTATGGAGAGCTGGAAGAAAAACATACTGACGGACAGCGGTGGTTTTCAGatggtgtcgctgctgaagctTGCGCAGATCACAGAGGAAGGCGTGCGGTTTCAGTCGACGCATGGCGCTGGTACGGCAGGGACTATAATGCCTGTAGCTGAGATGGAAGCCTCGAGCTCTACCAGCGGTACGGCTGCGGCAACATCTACACTGACAGCACCGACAGAAGCAGCAAAGGCATACGACTgcgaggcagaggtggagaacaCGTATTCCCTGTTGCTCCGACCTGAGGACTCCATCCGCATTCAGAACGCCATCGGTGGCGACATTATGATGCAGCTGGACGATGTGGTGCACTCGCTAACGGTCGGACTGCGCgtagaggaggcggcaaagCGCTCGATTCGATGGCTAGACCGCTGTCTCGCAGCCAACCAGAATCGGGAGAAGCAATGCATCTTTGGCATTGTGCAGGGCGCCTTGAACGCGGAGCTCCGCCGTTACTGCCTGAAGGAGATCATCCAGCGAACAGAGTGCATGGGCTACGCCATTGGTGGGCTCAGCGGCGGGGAGGCGAAGGATGACTTTTGGCGGATGGTGCGCTTGTGCACGAAGGAGGGACTGCCAGCGAACAAGCCGCGGTATTGCATGGGCGTCGGCTATCCAGAGGACATTCTCGTCTGCATCGCGCTCGGCGTGGACATGTTCGACTGCGTCTATGCCTGCCGCACAGCCCGCTTTGGCTCTGCACTGACTTCCCGTGGCAAGCTACAGATTTCTAAGAAGGAGTACGCAGCCGATTTCGGTCCTCTTGACCCaaactgcagctgcatgaCGTGCCGTACCTACACACGCTCCTACCTGAACATGATCGCGGCAAGGGAGGGGATAGCGGCGACGTTGCTATCGTATCACAACATCGCCTACCTCATTAACCTTACGCGCGGCTCTCGAAGCGCCATCGAGGAGGGGCGCTTCACGACATTCGTACAAGACTTCTTCCTTGCCTACTATCCTGGGAAAGACTACCCCCAATGGGCTGTGGAGGCTCTGGCCTCTGTTGAGATAACTCTCTTGTAGTTGTGCGCTTGGTGAGGAGCATGCATAGGCACAGCCTAGAGAGGATGGTGGGAGGGCTAACATTACCTGGGCTGATGGTTCCAACAGCGAGTCTTGTTCTACTCTCGTAGTACACAGTGAGGGCGACACATTCCGTCCGCGTGTGTCGGCGGAGATCATGCGGATGCGCGAGTGAGAGGGCCGCTTTGCCAACTATCAAAGAAGGGaaagtgctgcagcaccgttgCACTTTGTCTCGCTGCACGTCGGCCGTTTTCAAGGCGCTCTTTTACGCGCTGTTGTTCTCCTTTTCCGTTGTTTGGTTGAACTCGACAAGCACTGCCACGTGAGTATccgtggagagggaggggccttgtgcgtgcgtgtgtgatggCGCAGATCTACATGCCCGTACGCATGCTATTATGTTTTCCTTGCCGGATTAACATCCCTAATGACGCGGAGGGAGGTGGACACACCTCAGCGGGTGGTATCCCGGGCACTAGCGTCCCCGCTccgtgtggggaggccgagTAGCCCCTCTATCCCTGCCACCACttgtggtggtgacagggtcgtgtgctggcggcggGAGGGATGCCAGAGTGgtgtgtatcgctgctgacgtcTGCGGCCAGGCCGTGGGTGGCACTGCGTCGGAGCGATCTGCGACGGTGGACACGCTTGCACGATCCATGCGATGGGGAGGCTGTCAGTGTGGCTCGAACGCATCTcgcccggccctcgctgcccactgctgTGGGGAGTCTGGGCCTCCCCGAGGAATGCGCCGCGCGGCGACCGGCCTGATGGGGTTTGGTGCTGGGGCCGTGCTGGTGTGGCTGGGTCGGtcggcgcatgtgtgtggcgcgtgtgtctgcggctgtTTCGCCTTGCGCGATGGGGCCTGTGACAGGGTCAGgtgctgaggtggtggtgtgacgtcctgttgtatggcagagagagtgggCACGGTCCGAAGGCCCCTTCTTGCGGCCTCTTCATCGTATGTGTGAGAGGCCAGTATCGTTGAGGTGTTACGTAGTGCAGACTTGAAGGCGCTTCAACACTTCTtgagagggggaagcgggAACCTGGCGTGCAAAGAAGTGATTCACGCGTCTTTTCATCAAAGCGCTTCATGTGTTCTCGAGGCGTAGGACCCCTTTCAGCTCCCCTTATAGACAAACATTGTGCAGGCTAAATGGTCGCGTCGTTAGCGTTGACTCACCGGTAGGCAAGTCCATTGATAGCGGCACACAGCCCACCCTCCAATGATCACCCGCTGCGCTCCTCTTTGACTGTTCtaccctctcctttttccggctccctttttctccatCTACTTCTGGCGGACGACAACGCAAACACGACGGGCCCTCATACTCAGTGCGCGCTCCTGTCAactaccccaccccctccacctctctcctcttttcgtCCTCGGCATCAGTAGCGACAGCAGCTGACGCGCACAGTGCGTGGTGTGTGGAGAAGTCGGAGTACAGCAGAACAATCGCCACACAAGCGTGGTGCACGCGAAGCGAAATAAGAAGGGAGATCAGCACATCACCGAAAACTGCGCTAGGGCCCACGTACGTGCGCGGGTCTGGTCGCTCCTGTTTCAAACTATCGTGTGCAATTTCCTCATACCCAAGTGAGGTCATCTGCATCTTGCCTCGTACctgtttttcctttcctaACTTCTCAGAGTCACAGGGGGTCGCGGATACGAACGGAGACATACTGTGCTCTTGCTGGCTGACGCACATCTCGTGACCTCAGGAGTCGCGCCACACCCCAACTCCCCTCCGCCGTCTGTCGGTCTATTTCTCGCCCGCTTCACCTCCCTTGTCTCGAGACGTAGACTTAGACTGCTTTCTTTGTTCTCCGTTGTTTTACTACCTGTTTTGTCGCTTCTTCGCGTGAGTGGCGCCCAGAGCACAGCAGGCAATGCGCTCGTCCTCGCCGAAAACGAACGCCTGcaaggcagcggaggcggcgtcCACTGGGCCGTCTAGTGCGCCACTCAAAAGCTCGTCGAGGGGCTTTGCGAGTCATGCGGCGTTTGccgggagggagaggggtgccgCGTTGACGactggcgtcgccgccgctgtagGCGCCTCAGCGTCTTTCGGAGCGACTGGCAGCCCGCCGGCAAAGCGATGCGTCTTCCAAGTGGGTCGTGCTCAGCATCGGTCAGCAAATGCAAAGGGTGACGGTGCAGGGCAAGTTTCGCCGATGCACGAGCAGACAGACAGCTGGACTGTTAGGACTTCCACCCTCGGCGCTCCCTCCGCACTGCAAAGTCGACACGCAGCCCCGGAGCGTTCGCCTGGTTTTCCATTTGATGTATATCCTACCAACGTTGTCTTTGATGCATTCGAGGCCAATCACACGTACACGGCCACGCTGGAGTTGAAGAACCACACGACGGCaaacgcgcacgtgcgcgtagACCGTCCAAGCCCCTGCAGTGGTTTTGAATTGTCGGCGCCGCGCGGGGCGGAGACGTCGTTGAAGGTGGCTCCCGGCCTCTCGGTCATCTACACAGTCGTCTTCAACCCGACTAGCAATGCTAAGGACTACGCGACGCACCTCGTCGTGCGAGCCGAGAACAGCGAATCGCTCACTGTCCCAATACACGCGTACGTCAGTCGTGGTCAGCTACACCTTCCCGCGGCGCTCACGCTGCGCGAGGCACCAGTGAAGGGCACTAGCAGCACACCTCTGTTCCTCCGGAACACGACAGAGCAGAGCTGTATGTGGCAGGCGATGATCTTCGATGTCAGCGGTGTCTCCCCTGATGCAGTATCGCCAGACGCATCGTACCCAGTATCTTCATACTTCTCCATCACGCCCAGCTGTGGTGTGGTCGAGCCTCTCTGCGGAGGTGGCGATGGGACAGCAGTGACGGTGGCCCCCGTTGCACTGAACTTCTATCCTCATCCTAGcatggctgctgccgacACGTGcagggcgctgctgcgttttTTTCTTGGCCCAGAAGGAGACACCGTGCAAGACGTGCAGCTCtcggcgcaggtggtggagtTGACCGGCATCGTGCTGGAGCGGACAGAAGTGACGTTGGCGGACACCTACGTGACGACTGAGCGGCAGGCAgtggtgcgcctgtgcaACAACTCGGACACTACCGTGCACTTCACGTGGAAGAGTTCGTACCGCGGTAGCTGCGAGTTCGACAGCGATGCCGATGGGAGTGTAGCCAGTAATGACGCAGAAtacgacagcgacggcgcgtCCACAGGTGGCATGATGATTTGCAGTtgcacagagaagaagagcgagctTACCACAACTGCCAGCGGCATCGTGTACGGCTGCAGCAAGGGTCCCCAGCATCAGCTGTATCGGTGccttcaccaccgccgcaccatGGATGATTATACAGGGGATGAGGCGTTCCGCATTGAGCCGCTATCGGGCGTTCTTTACAGTCGCGGCGCGCGCGAGTTCACCATCACGTTCAACCCCAAAGTTGCCATCTTGTATGAGTCCATGGCGTTCCTGGATGTGACTGGGCTGACGAGCCGTCTTCCTCTCACACTGCGTGGCCACGGTCTCGGACCGCAGTGCTCTCTTGAGTACAGCCGACTCGAGATCGGTGACGTCTACTTGAACGCGCTGCACGAGTATGAAGTTCGCATTGAGAACATTTCCTCTATTCCGTGCCAGTACGTAATcatgccgccactgccagtCTCGGCAGCCAGCGCCGCTACTGCTATCTCAGCGGAGAAAGGTACTTCAACGCCGTTGATGGACTTCTCCAGCAAGTTCCGGTTTATCCCCTCCCATGGCACCCTCGGCCCTGGCGAGAGTGTAAAGCTGCGCATCGAGCTGCAGTCAGACCGCATCGGCAGCTTCTCCGAGGCGTTTCGTGTGCATCTGCAGggggcagtggaggaggtgccgctgcttctaAAGGGACGGGTGCTGGGCCCTCACTTCCAGTGCAGCGTTGAGGAACTTGACTTTGGCAACGTCTCGTACAACATGACACACCAGCGCACCATGCAGATTGCGAATAAAAGCCCGATTCCGATGCACTACACACTACGCGTGCCGGACGAGTGCACTTATGCGGATGACTTGAGCATTTCACCCTCCACCGGCGCCATCGCGCCGAGGGCGACGCAGGCAGTAACCATCACGCTCTACTCGCGTACTGTGGGTGACTATGACACCGCACTGCTGGTCGAGGTTGTCGACGTGGACGATGTGCTGGACGCGATTCCGCTCAAGGCTACCTGCATGGTACCAGCCCTCTTCTGCAACGTGACAGAGCTTTCGTTTGGCGGTGTTTTTGTGGGGTACCCCGCCACGCTGAACGTGACGGTACTGAACGAGTCCGCATTGACGGGCATGTTCGAGTTTGCGCTGGTGGGCGGCGACGTCTTATCTGAtgtcgtggcggtggagctACCGGTGCCGACGGAGCATGAGAACGGTGCACATTGGCTCCCTCCGCACCAGACGGTGCAGATGCCCGTGACCTTGACAGCGCTGCGAGCCGGAAAGCTGCATTTCTCCATAGTCTTTCGGGTACTGGGCAtggacgccgctgccaccccgCCGCAGACAATTCTCGTGAGTGCAATGGCGAGTGGACCGCATGTGGAGATGCAGCCGAGCACACTCCAGTTCGGCACTGTCGACGTCCTGCgcgaagaggtgaaggagctgaCGCTGAAAAACACGAGCCCCGTGCCGGCGCCATTCTCTCTCGTGTTTCACCGCTACGGTGGCctt
It encodes the following:
- a CDS encoding queuine tRNA-ribosyltransferase, putative (TriTrypDB/GeneDB-style sysID: LpmP.30.1770), translated to MPLPSIFTFEENRGPAGKEPVAARSGIFHLPHGPLRTPIFMPVATQGALKGVTVEQLEELDVEIILGNTYHLGLRPGEEVLRALTSRKNAREAATSTYTSADGIRDNMDGIHFMESWKKNILTDSGGFQMVSLLKLAQITEEGVRFQSTHGAGTAGTIMPVAEMEASSSTSGTAAATSTLTAPTEAAKAYDCEAEVENTYSLLLRPEDSIRIQNAIGGDIMMQLDDVVHSLTVGLRVEEAAKRSIRWLDRCLAANQNREKQCIFGIVQGALNAELRRYCLKEIIQRTECMGYAIGGLSGGEAKDDFWRMVRLCTKEGLPANKPRYCMGVGYPEDILVCIALGVDMFDCVYACRTARFGSALTSRGKLQISKKEYAADFGPLDPNCSCMTCRTYTRSYLNMIAAREGIAATLLSYHNIAYLINLTRGSRSAIEEGRFTTFVQDFFLAYYPGKDYPQWAVEALASVEITLL